TCCGAGCAGCCCGCCACCGCCGTGCCGGCTCCCGAGCGCGAGGACACCACCTCCCGTGATGCCTCCCGCCTGATCGAGTCCGAGGCGCCCGCCACCGAGGCTCCGGTCGAGGCCGCCGAGGAGGGGGAGACGCAGGGCGCCGAGGCGTTCGTCGCCGGCTCCTGGGCCTCCTCGTTCGGCACGGCCGCCGGCACCAAGTACGCGCAGAGCGCGCTGACCGTGCACGCCCAGGCGTCCGACGCGTCGGCCTCGCTCGGCAGCGTCAAGGAGGGCGGCAAGGTCTCGGTCACCGACAAGGTCGTCTCCGGCTTCCGCCAGGTCGCCTTCAACGGCAAGGTCGGCTACGTCGCCGACGCCCAGCTCGGCGCGAAGGCCCCGGTCAAGGAGACCCCGAAGCCGACGCCGTCCGCGACGTCCGCCTCCGCGACGTCCGCCTCCGCGAAGGCCAGCAAGGCGCCCGCGTCCAAGGCTCCGGCCGGCGGCTCGAGCGAGGCCTACACCGGCGGCACCGAGTACACCGGCAAGTCGGTGCTGGGCCTCAAGCCGCGCGCCATGGTGGTCTACAACGCGGTCACCGCGAAGTGGTCCTTCACCAGCATCGGCGGGTACCGCGCCAGCAGCCGCTCCAACCACCAGCTGGGCGGCGCCATCGACTTCATGACCTTCAAGGACTCCGCCAAGGGCTGGGCCGTGGCCAACTACGTGGTCGCCAACGCCGAGGCGTTCAAGGTCGATCACGTCATCTTCGAGCAGAAGATCTGGACGCCCTACCGGCCGTACTGGCGTCCGATGGAGGATCGCGGCAGCATCACCCAGAACCACTACGACCACGTGCACGTCTCGGTCAAGCTCTGAGCCTGCGTCGTCACGGCGGCCCGTCCCTTCGGGGCGGGCCGTTCCGCGTCGCAGGGCCGAGAAACCGCCCGCGGGACGGCCGCCACGCGCTTGCCCGAGCCAATAGGCTTCCCCCATGATCGATCCCACCAAGACGGACGCCTGGGCGACGCTGTCCGACCTGTACGAGGGGTTCACCCCCGACCTGCGCGGCTGGTTCGAGGCCGATCCGGGACGCGCGCGGGAGTTCACCCGCACCGCGGGCGACCTGTACGTCGACCTGTCCAAGAACCTGGTCAACCACGCGATCCTCGACACCCTGTGCCGCCTCGCCGACGAGGTGGGCCTCGGTGAGCGCCGCGACGCCATGCTG
Above is a window of Propioniciclava coleopterorum DNA encoding:
- a CDS encoding SH3 domain-containing protein, which gives rise to MYQPRRAADVNDAIARPEPEGYAATFRSAPRRSVRSRSQLMRTRVAPAAVSVALLATSGAFALNLKASEQPATAVPAPEREDTTSRDASRLIESEAPATEAPVEAAEEGETQGAEAFVAGSWASSFGTAAGTKYAQSALTVHAQASDASASLGSVKEGGKVSVTDKVVSGFRQVAFNGKVGYVADAQLGAKAPVKETPKPTPSATSASATSASAKASKAPASKAPAGGSSEAYTGGTEYTGKSVLGLKPRAMVVYNAVTAKWSFTSIGGYRASSRSNHQLGGAIDFMTFKDSAKGWAVANYVVANAEAFKVDHVIFEQKIWTPYRPYWRPMEDRGSITQNHYDHVHVSVKL